From Vogesella sp. XCS3, the proteins below share one genomic window:
- a CDS encoding aldehyde dehydrogenase family protein gives MQTRLNYINGQWQPALLGHTRDILNPANGDVIGVVADSTAEDTLQAIAAAKHAFYQQGDWRHMSGPRRADMLYRIADAIRARTEELALLDCLDNGKPLREARCDIEDAAACFRYYAGLIGKPQGGVYEVPDGFGPMHAYSLHEPVGVCGLITPWNYPLLMATWKLAPALAAGNCVVFKPSELTPLSSVVLFEIFHEVGLPAGTANLVLGSGPAAGQPLADSHDVDMITFTGSTRTGQLIARAAVGNLKRVGLELGGKSPNIIFADADLEGAVEWAMIGVFFNQGQVCSAGSRILIEASLKDRFVARLAERANAMTIGPGVNDPDIGPLVSAGQLEKVLGFIERAKAEGATLVCGGQRHTDGDCANGYFLRPTIFDNCRSEMEICREEVFGPVVAIQTFSNEAEAIRLANDTPYGLAGGVFTTDGARALRVMKALRAGVTWINCYNPTFNEAPWGGYKMSGYGRDLGVNGLLEYQQVKQVNINLQPGPVGWYSR, from the coding sequence ATGCAGACCCGCCTCAACTACATCAACGGCCAGTGGCAACCCGCGCTGCTGGGCCACACCCGCGACATTCTCAACCCCGCCAACGGCGACGTCATCGGCGTGGTCGCCGACAGCACGGCCGAGGACACACTGCAAGCCATTGCCGCCGCCAAGCACGCCTTCTACCAGCAAGGCGACTGGCGCCACATGAGCGGCCCGCGCCGCGCCGACATGCTGTACCGCATTGCCGACGCCATCCGCGCCCGTACCGAAGAGCTGGCGCTGCTAGACTGCCTGGACAACGGCAAACCGCTGCGCGAAGCGCGCTGCGACATCGAAGACGCCGCCGCCTGCTTCCGCTACTACGCCGGCCTGATCGGCAAGCCGCAAGGCGGCGTGTACGAGGTGCCGGACGGTTTCGGCCCCATGCACGCCTACAGCCTGCACGAACCGGTGGGCGTGTGCGGCCTGATCACGCCGTGGAATTACCCGCTGCTGATGGCCACCTGGAAGCTGGCGCCGGCGCTGGCCGCCGGCAACTGCGTGGTGTTCAAGCCCAGCGAGCTCACCCCGCTATCGTCGGTAGTGCTGTTCGAGATCTTCCATGAGGTGGGCCTGCCGGCGGGTACGGCCAACCTGGTGCTGGGCAGCGGCCCGGCCGCCGGCCAGCCGCTGGCCGACAGCCACGATGTGGACATGATCACCTTCACCGGCAGCACCCGCACCGGCCAGCTGATCGCCCGCGCCGCGGTGGGCAACCTCAAGCGCGTGGGGCTGGAGCTGGGCGGCAAGTCGCCCAACATCATCTTTGCCGACGCCGACCTGGAAGGCGCGGTGGAGTGGGCGATGATCGGCGTGTTCTTCAACCAGGGCCAGGTGTGCTCGGCCGGCTCGCGCATCCTGATCGAGGCCTCGCTGAAAGACCGCTTTGTCGCCCGGCTGGCAGAGCGCGCCAACGCCATGACCATCGGCCCCGGCGTGAACGACCCGGACATCGGCCCGCTGGTATCCGCCGGCCAGCTGGAAAAAGTGCTGGGCTTCATCGAACGCGCCAAGGCTGAGGGCGCCACGCTGGTGTGCGGCGGCCAACGCCATACCGACGGCGACTGCGCGAATGGTTACTTCCTGCGCCCCACCATCTTCGACAACTGCCGCAGCGAGATGGAAATCTGCCGCGAGGAAGTGTTCGGCCCGGTGGTGGCGATCCAGACCTTCAGCAACGAAGCCGAGGCCATCCGCCTGGCCAACGACACACCGTACGGCCTGGCCGGCGGCGTGTTCACCACCGACGGTGCGCGGGCGCTGCGGGTGATGAAGGCGCTGCGCGCCGGCGTCACCTGGATCAACTGCTACAACCCCACCTTCAACGAAGCGCCGTGGGGCGGCTACAAGATGAGCGGCTACGGCCGCGACCTGGGCGTCAACGGCCTGCTGGAGTATCAGCAGGTGAAACAGGTCAACATCAACCTGCAACCCGGCCCGGTGGGCTGGTACAGCCGCTAG
- a CDS encoding cupin domain-containing protein produces MSTPALLNNYALLATTAELAYQPVDPAKVVHGPATVGVAELATLGDVAIGVWEMSPSVTTDIEVDECFVVLAGDATVTFDDGTAPLQLQPGTVGFLTAGSATTWTVRQTLRKIYIARA; encoded by the coding sequence ATGAGCACACCTGCACTACTGAACAACTACGCCCTGCTCGCCACCACCGCCGAGCTGGCTTACCAGCCGGTAGACCCGGCCAAAGTGGTACACGGCCCGGCCACCGTGGGCGTGGCCGAGCTGGCCACGCTGGGCGATGTCGCCATCGGCGTGTGGGAAATGTCGCCGTCGGTCACCACCGATATCGAAGTGGACGAATGCTTCGTGGTGCTCGCGGGCGACGCCACCGTGACATTTGACGACGGCACCGCGCCGCTGCAGCTGCAGCCCGGCACCGTCGGCTTTCTGACCGCCGGCAGCGCCACCACCTGGACGGTGCGCCAGACACTGCGCAAGATCTACATCGCCCGCGCCTGA
- a CDS encoding IS4 family transposase — MSLLQHALNDTLPHTPSRLEALAALIDPDWIAQALAVTGKASIRRRKLPAEHAVWLVIGLALFRHLPLWQVVQQLALSLDQQTLPAPSASVQARQRLGDEPMAQLFRMLTQAWNRVPTHDALRVLAVDGIVWCAPDTPENQQQLGRCATQHGALPWAQIRAVCLMDTLSHELLDAQMGGMDRGELTLAAGLQGQDHSITLFDRAYFSAAFLLQWQEQGVSRHWLMRAKDKLRYESVMQLAAGDTLIRMPVSPQARKQHSALPRYWQARLIEVEIAGRKRRYLTSVLDHQAYPAMQLAQLYAERWEIELGFREIKQSLQHAEPVLRSKQPDLVRQELWGVLIAYTLLRRWMREMAAQAKVEPRRISFHTASYAIVNVLCFASLSSAGTLPAQLSRLLEQSSLFVLPPRRPDRHCPRVVKNRAHKYPTKNASQR; from the coding sequence ATGAGCCTGCTACAACACGCATTAAATGACACGCTGCCACATACCCCTTCTCGTCTGGAGGCATTAGCCGCACTGATTGACCCAGACTGGATCGCGCAAGCCCTCGCCGTAACCGGTAAAGCCTCTATCCGGCGCCGTAAACTCCCGGCCGAACATGCCGTCTGGCTGGTCATTGGCCTGGCACTCTTTCGCCACTTGCCGCTATGGCAGGTCGTACAGCAATTGGCGCTGAGTCTCGATCAACAAACCCTACCCGCACCCAGCGCCAGTGTTCAGGCACGTCAGCGCCTTGGCGACGAGCCGATGGCCCAACTGTTCCGGATGCTCACGCAAGCCTGGAACCGGGTCCCCACCCATGACGCCTTGCGCGTACTGGCCGTTGACGGGATCGTCTGGTGTGCGCCAGACACCCCGGAGAATCAGCAGCAGCTTGGCCGTTGCGCCACACAGCATGGGGCACTTCCTTGGGCACAGATCCGTGCAGTCTGCCTGATGGATACCCTCAGCCATGAGTTACTGGATGCCCAAATGGGGGGTATGGACCGTGGCGAGCTGACACTCGCAGCGGGTCTGCAGGGGCAGGATCACTCCATTACCTTGTTTGATCGGGCTTACTTCTCGGCCGCCTTCCTGCTGCAGTGGCAGGAACAGGGCGTTTCGCGGCACTGGCTGATGCGGGCCAAAGACAAGTTGCGTTACGAGAGCGTGATGCAGCTCGCTGCCGGGGACACCCTCATTCGCATGCCGGTCTCGCCGCAGGCACGGAAGCAGCATTCCGCGCTGCCCCGTTACTGGCAGGCCCGGCTGATTGAGGTAGAGATAGCCGGGCGAAAGCGGCGCTATCTGACCTCGGTGCTGGATCATCAGGCTTACCCTGCTATGCAGTTGGCGCAGCTATATGCCGAACGCTGGGAAATCGAGCTGGGGTTTCGCGAGATCAAACAATCGCTGCAGCATGCCGAGCCAGTGTTGCGCAGCAAACAGCCAGACTTGGTTCGGCAAGAGTTATGGGGGGTGCTGATTGCGTATACCTTGCTGCGGCGGTGGATGCGGGAGATGGCAGCGCAAGCGAAGGTAGAGCCGCGCCGGATCAGTTTCCACACTGCCAGCTACGCGATAGTGAATGTGCTGTGTTTTGCCAGCCTGAGCTCGGCAGGTACGTTGCCGGCGCAATTATCGCGCTTGCTGGAGCAGTCGAGTCTGTTTGTGCTACCACCCCGCAGACCAGACCGACATTGCCCGCGCGTGGTGAAGAACAGGGCGCACAAATATCCAACGAAAAATGCCAGTCAGCGTTAA
- a CDS encoding single-stranded DNA-binding protein — MNSITFDGRLAADAELRYTPSGESVLSFRVASDIGFGERKTTNWFSCQVWGKRGESLKNYLNKGQQVTVYGQLTLREWQDKEGIKRLSPDVRVSEISLQGGRRDDMPPMDDGYSATPPARQEAPSAPPAAPRRQEPKPAARMDDMDDDIPF, encoded by the coding sequence ATGAACAGCATTACTTTTGACGGCCGCCTGGCCGCAGACGCAGAGCTGCGTTACACCCCCAGCGGCGAATCGGTGCTGAGCTTCCGCGTGGCCAGCGACATCGGTTTTGGCGAGCGCAAAACCACCAACTGGTTTAGCTGCCAGGTATGGGGCAAACGTGGCGAATCGCTGAAAAACTACCTGAACAAAGGCCAGCAAGTCACCGTATACGGCCAACTGACCCTGCGCGAATGGCAAGACAAGGAAGGCATCAAGCGCTTGTCGCCAGACGTGCGCGTGAGCGAAATCAGCCTGCAAGGCGGCCGCCGCGACGACATGCCGCCAATGGACGACGGCTACAGCGCCACCCCGCCAGCCCGCCAGGAAGCCCCATCCGCCCCGCCAGCCGCCCCGCGCCGCCAGGAACCCAAGCCTGCCGCCCGCATGGACGACATGGACGACGACATTCCGTTCTAA
- a CDS encoding FAD-binding oxidoreductase, protein MAQTVYERLPPSADTIRHALAASKATPFWLDDVDRGPAAPALQGEVRSALLIVGGGFLGLWSALMAKERQPGRDVVLLEAGRVGQAASGRNGGFCEASLTHGEDNGLKRWPEEFAQLEELGLDNLNQLEATLARYGIDCDFERTGVLEVAVEPYQVARFDGEGCLDEAAIRAEVNSPTFLAGHWDRDGTAMIHPGKLVAGLARVARQLGVRFFEHSAATGISHQGALVRVDTAQGHVLAERVILATNAFPSLLKRYRWHTIPVYDYVLMTEPLSAGQLAAIGWQHRQGIADVGNQFHYYRLTRDNRILFGGYDAIYHLGGKIKPEYEERPESFERLASHFFTTFPQLAGLRFSHRWAGVIDTSSRFCAFFTDAMGGKVALAAGFTGLGVGATRFAANVLLDKVEGLDTERTRLRMVREMPLPFPPEPLTYTVVQAMRWSLDRADHNHGRRNAFLRGMDALGLGFDS, encoded by the coding sequence ATGGCACAGACCGTCTACGAACGCCTACCGCCCAGTGCGGACACCATCCGTCACGCCCTCGCCGCCAGCAAGGCCACGCCTTTCTGGCTGGACGACGTTGACCGCGGCCCGGCCGCACCTGCCTTGCAGGGGGAGGTGCGCAGCGCGCTGCTGATTGTCGGCGGCGGTTTTCTCGGGCTGTGGTCGGCGCTGATGGCCAAGGAACGCCAACCCGGACGCGACGTGGTGCTGCTGGAAGCCGGCCGCGTCGGCCAGGCGGCGTCCGGTCGCAATGGCGGCTTCTGCGAAGCCAGCCTGACCCACGGCGAGGACAACGGCCTGAAGCGCTGGCCGGAAGAGTTTGCCCAGCTGGAAGAACTGGGGCTGGACAACCTGAACCAGCTGGAAGCCACGCTGGCGCGTTACGGCATAGACTGCGATTTCGAACGCACCGGGGTACTGGAAGTGGCGGTGGAACCGTACCAGGTGGCGCGCTTTGACGGCGAAGGCTGCCTGGACGAGGCCGCCATCCGCGCCGAAGTGAACTCGCCTACCTTTCTGGCAGGCCACTGGGACCGCGACGGCACCGCCATGATCCACCCCGGCAAGCTGGTAGCGGGCCTGGCACGCGTGGCGCGCCAGCTGGGCGTGCGCTTTTTCGAGCACAGTGCCGCTACCGGCATTAGTCATCAGGGCGCGCTGGTACGCGTGGACACCGCGCAGGGCCACGTGCTGGCCGAGCGGGTGATTCTGGCCACCAACGCCTTCCCCTCGCTGCTGAAGCGCTACCGCTGGCACACCATCCCGGTGTACGACTACGTGCTGATGACCGAGCCGCTCAGCGCCGGACAGTTGGCCGCCATCGGCTGGCAGCACCGCCAGGGCATTGCCGACGTGGGCAACCAGTTCCACTACTACCGGCTGACGCGCGATAACCGCATCCTGTTTGGCGGCTACGACGCCATCTACCACCTGGGTGGCAAGATCAAGCCGGAATACGAAGAGCGGCCGGAAAGCTTTGAACGGCTGGCCAGCCACTTTTTTACCACCTTCCCGCAGCTGGCCGGCTTGCGCTTCAGCCACCGCTGGGCCGGAGTGATCGACACCTCGTCGCGCTTCTGCGCCTTCTTTACCGACGCCATGGGCGGCAAGGTGGCGCTGGCCGCCGGCTTTACCGGCCTGGGCGTGGGCGCCACACGCTTTGCGGCCAACGTGCTGCTGGACAAGGTAGAAGGCCTGGACACCGAACGCACCCGCCTGCGCATGGTGCGCGAGATGCCGCTGCCCTTCCCGCCCGAGCCGCTAACCTACACCGTGGTGCAGGCCATGCGCTGGAGCCTGGACCGCGCCGACCACAACCACGGCCGCCGTAACGCCTTCCTGCGCGGCATGGACGCGCTGGGCCTGGGCTTCGACTCCTGA
- a CDS encoding LysR family transcriptional regulator: MNKPVALGQVSDFDIRLLRIFKTVVECGSFSAAESVLGISRSAISLHMGDLEKRLGVCLCRRGRAGFALTDEGREVLRAANILLSAIEDFRDEVNQLHHQLRGDLNIGIINNLVTQSHMHITRALKALSARGPGVCINIAMMVPSDIEQGVLDGTLHVGVIPETHPLPGLAYLRLYEEQSSLYCSSEHPFFAAAAPDDTAIRQAHAIFPNYRITDEAHRWLGQLHCTAKASDREGIAFLILTGHYIGFLPDHYAASWVARGQMRAIRPDEYRYSTPLSVVVRKGRRSNMVLDSFLGELGAPDTGREGS; encoded by the coding sequence ATGAACAAGCCGGTAGCGCTGGGGCAGGTTAGCGATTTTGACATCCGCCTGCTACGTATTTTCAAGACCGTGGTGGAGTGCGGCAGTTTCTCTGCCGCCGAAAGCGTGCTGGGCATCAGCCGCTCGGCCATCAGCCTGCACATGGGCGACCTGGAGAAGCGGCTGGGTGTATGTCTGTGCCGCCGTGGTCGCGCCGGCTTTGCACTGACCGACGAGGGGCGCGAGGTACTGCGTGCGGCCAACATCCTGCTGTCGGCCATCGAGGACTTTCGCGACGAGGTAAACCAGCTGCACCACCAGCTGCGCGGCGATCTGAACATCGGCATCATCAATAACCTGGTGACGCAGTCGCACATGCACATCACGCGTGCACTGAAGGCGCTCAGCGCGCGCGGCCCTGGCGTGTGTATCAATATCGCCATGATGGTGCCCAGCGACATCGAGCAGGGCGTGCTGGACGGCACGCTGCACGTGGGCGTGATACCGGAAACCCACCCCTTGCCCGGCCTGGCCTATTTGCGGCTGTACGAGGAGCAGTCGTCACTGTATTGCAGCAGCGAACACCCGTTTTTTGCCGCAGCCGCACCAGACGACACCGCCATCCGCCAGGCGCACGCCATTTTCCCCAATTACCGCATTACCGACGAGGCACACCGCTGGCTGGGCCAGCTGCACTGCACCGCCAAGGCGTCCGACCGCGAAGGCATCGCCTTTTTGATACTCACCGGCCACTACATCGGCTTTCTGCCCGACCACTACGCTGCCAGCTGGGTAGCGCGCGGCCAGATGCGTGCCATCCGCCCCGACGAATACCGTTACAGCACGCCGCTAAGCGTGGTGGTGCGCAAAGGCCGGCGCAGCAATATGGTGCTGGACAGCTTTCTGGGCGAGCTGGGCGCGCCGGATACGGGGCGGGAGGGGAGCTAG
- a CDS encoding branched-chain amino acid ABC transporter substrate-binding protein, which produces MQLTKLTSITVAVAAALAFAGCSKKEEAPAADASSTAAAAPAGAQVIKIGFAAPLTGPQAHYGEEYKNGVTLAIEDANAEKPTIDGKPVSFELVAEDDQADPKTATQLAQKFVDNKVNGIVGHFNSGTSIPASKIYSDAGLPQVAMATAPTFTQQGYKTTFRSMTSDTQQGSVMGKFVVEKLGAKKVVIVDDRTAYGQGLADEFEKAVKAAGGAVVKREFTNDKATDFAAILTTIKGAAPDVVFYGGADAQSAPMAKQMKRLGLKAPLISGEMTKTPTFLKLAGKEADGTIASLAGLPLEKMPKGPDYATRYKARFNMDVATYSPYGYDATRVLIAAMKEANSAEPAKYLPVLAKINYTGVTSSNWSYDDKGDLKDGGITVYKVEGGEWKVMETIGGGAPAAAAASAAQ; this is translated from the coding sequence ATGCAACTGACCAAACTTACCAGCATCACTGTAGCTGTTGCCGCTGCCCTGGCTTTTGCCGGCTGCAGCAAAAAAGAAGAAGCCCCGGCCGCCGATGCTTCCAGTACTGCCGCTGCCGCCCCGGCAGGCGCGCAAGTCATCAAGATCGGTTTTGCAGCCCCGCTGACCGGCCCACAGGCTCACTACGGTGAAGAGTACAAAAACGGCGTAACCCTGGCCATCGAAGATGCCAACGCTGAAAAACCGACCATCGACGGCAAGCCGGTTTCGTTTGAACTGGTGGCAGAAGATGACCAGGCCGACCCGAAAACCGCTACCCAGCTGGCCCAGAAGTTTGTGGACAACAAAGTGAACGGTATCGTTGGCCACTTCAACTCCGGCACCTCCATCCCGGCTTCCAAGATCTACTCCGACGCCGGCCTGCCGCAAGTTGCCATGGCAACCGCCCCGACCTTCACCCAGCAAGGTTACAAAACCACCTTCCGCTCCATGACCTCCGACACACAGCAAGGTTCGGTAATGGGCAAATTCGTGGTAGAGAAGCTGGGCGCCAAGAAAGTGGTGATCGTGGATGACCGCACTGCCTACGGCCAAGGCCTGGCAGACGAGTTCGAAAAAGCCGTGAAAGCCGCCGGTGGTGCCGTAGTGAAACGCGAGTTCACCAACGACAAAGCTACCGACTTTGCCGCCATTCTGACCACCATCAAAGGCGCTGCGCCTGACGTGGTGTTCTACGGTGGTGCCGACGCCCAGTCCGCCCCGATGGCCAAGCAGATGAAGCGCCTGGGCCTGAAAGCCCCGCTGATCTCCGGCGAAATGACCAAAACCCCGACCTTCCTGAAACTGGCCGGCAAAGAAGCCGACGGCACCATCGCCTCGCTGGCTGGCCTGCCGCTGGAAAAAATGCCGAAGGGCCCGGACTACGCAACTCGCTACAAGGCACGTTTCAACATGGACGTAGCCACCTACTCCCCGTACGGCTATGACGCTACCCGCGTGCTGATCGCCGCCATGAAAGAGGCGAACTCCGCCGAGCCGGCGAAATACCTGCCGGTACTGGCCAAGATCAACTACACCGGCGTAACTTCGTCCAACTGGTCCTACGATGACAAAGGCGACCTGAAAGACGGCGGCATCACCGTGTACAAGGTTGAAGGCGGCGAGTGGAAAGTAATGGAAACCATCGGTGGCGGCGCCCCTGCTGCCGCTGCGGCTTCCGCTGCCCAGTAA
- the putA gene encoding trifunctional transcriptional regulator/proline dehydrogenase/L-glutamate gamma-semialdehyde dehydrogenase: MQFVEFARSQTALRDAITAAYRRDERDCVALMMEQAAMPETQVASIKALASKLVAQVRKERTKSSGVDALMHEFTLSSQEGIALMCLAEALLRIPDRLTADKLIRDKISGGDWASHLGNSASLFVNAAAWGLLVTGKLVSSHSEQGLSSALTRLIAKGGEPLIRKGVDLAMRMLGKQFVTGETIEEALANGREREARGYRFSYDMLGEAAMTEDDAQRYLRDYEVAIHAIGKESNGRGIYNGPGISVKLSAIHPRYARMKHERMMAELLPRLKGLFLLAKQYNIGLNIDAEEADRLEISMDLVEALANDPDLNGFEGIGIVVQAYQKRCPYVIDFLIDLARRTGHRFMVRLVKGAYWDAEIKRAQVDGLEGYPVYTRKVYTDVSYLACAKKLLAAQDAIYPQFASHNAYTLSAVYHLAEGKDYEFQCLHGMGETLYDQVVGKGKLDKPCRIYAPVGSHETLLAYLVRRLLENGANSSFVNRIVDENVSIEELVEDPVAEAARFGGLPHNKIALPVALYGAGRKNSAGMDLANEHVLQKLQHALQASEQQAWLAAPLLADAEPNGSAPQAVLNPANHQDVVGQVQEATREDVEAALQAAVRAAPVWAATAPAKRAEALDRMADLMEANMPALMGLAVREAGKTLNNAIAEVREAVDFCRYYAAQVREEFDNSRHPALGPVVCISPWNFPLAIFIGEVVASLAAGNVVLAKPAEQTALIAAYAVRLLHEAGVPRDVLQFLPGRGEVVGAALTADARIKGVIFTGSTEVAQIINRTLSTRGEEVPLVAETGGQNAMIVDSSALPEQVVTDVLSSAFDSAGQRCSALRVLYLQHDIADKVVNMIKGAMDELRVGNPARFNTDIGPVIDAEAQQGLLRHIDGLKDKARSVYQAKLTAECANGTYVAPTLFEIDHISLLQREVFGPVLHVIRFHGSDIDKVIAEINSTGYGLTHGVHSRIDETIERITGNIKAGNVYVNRNIVGAVVGVQPFGGEGKSGTGPKAGGPFYLYRLTSGHWDAQLSPSATPHVLGKLDALQAALPQLGLDDGARQHLQDLIAQARSESPLNHALVLPGPTGENNTLRFAPRGVVGCAADNMEALLMQLVAAFAAGNDVLLADSVHAQKVAAVLRTAVTIVAQIDHADVAAVLYAGPDAEVLRQTLARRDGALIPLLLVERGGYNLHRLVVERALSVNTTAAGGNASLMSIGD; the protein is encoded by the coding sequence ATGCAATTTGTAGAGTTTGCACGCAGCCAGACTGCGCTTCGGGATGCCATTACTGCTGCTTATCGTCGTGATGAGCGTGACTGCGTAGCGTTGATGATGGAGCAGGCTGCTATGCCTGAAACGCAGGTCGCCAGTATCAAAGCACTGGCCAGCAAGCTGGTAGCCCAAGTACGTAAAGAGCGCACCAAGTCCAGCGGTGTAGATGCACTGATGCACGAGTTCACCCTCTCCAGCCAGGAAGGTATTGCGCTGATGTGTCTGGCCGAAGCACTGCTGCGTATTCCGGACCGCCTGACTGCGGACAAGCTGATTCGCGACAAGATTTCTGGTGGTGACTGGGCTTCTCACCTGGGTAACAGCGCGTCGCTGTTCGTGAATGCGGCGGCCTGGGGCTTGCTGGTTACCGGCAAACTGGTGTCGTCCCACAGCGAGCAGGGCTTGTCCTCTGCCTTGACGCGACTGATTGCCAAAGGTGGCGAGCCGCTGATCCGCAAAGGTGTGGATCTGGCTATGCGCATGCTTGGCAAGCAGTTTGTTACCGGTGAAACCATCGAGGAAGCGCTGGCCAATGGCCGCGAGCGCGAAGCACGCGGCTACCGTTTCAGCTACGACATGCTGGGCGAAGCGGCGATGACCGAAGACGATGCGCAGCGCTACCTGCGTGACTACGAAGTAGCGATCCACGCGATTGGCAAAGAATCCAATGGTCGTGGTATCTACAATGGCCCCGGCATTTCGGTAAAGCTGTCTGCTATTCACCCGCGCTATGCCCGCATGAAGCACGAGCGCATGATGGCCGAGCTGCTGCCGCGCCTGAAAGGCCTGTTCCTGCTGGCCAAACAGTACAACATCGGCCTGAACATTGATGCCGAAGAAGCCGACCGCCTGGAAATTTCGATGGATCTGGTGGAGGCGCTGGCCAACGACCCGGACCTGAACGGCTTTGAAGGCATCGGTATCGTGGTACAGGCTTACCAGAAGCGCTGCCCGTACGTAATCGACTTCCTGATTGACCTGGCCCGTCGCACTGGCCACCGCTTCATGGTGCGCCTGGTGAAGGGCGCCTACTGGGACGCCGAAATCAAGCGTGCCCAGGTCGATGGCCTGGAAGGCTATCCGGTTTACACCCGCAAGGTGTACACCGATGTGTCCTATCTGGCGTGTGCCAAGAAACTGTTGGCCGCACAAGATGCGATTTATCCGCAGTTCGCCAGCCATAACGCCTACACCTTGTCGGCGGTTTACCATCTGGCCGAAGGCAAGGACTACGAATTCCAGTGCCTGCACGGCATGGGCGAGACCTTGTACGACCAAGTTGTGGGCAAAGGCAAGCTGGATAAACCGTGCCGTATCTACGCCCCGGTAGGCTCGCACGAAACCCTGCTGGCTTACCTGGTGCGCCGCCTGCTGGAAAACGGTGCCAACAGCTCCTTCGTGAACCGTATCGTGGACGAGAACGTATCCATCGAAGAGCTGGTGGAAGACCCGGTAGCGGAAGCCGCGCGCTTTGGTGGCCTGCCACATAACAAGATTGCCCTGCCGGTAGCGCTGTATGGTGCCGGCCGCAAGAACTCTGCCGGTATGGACCTGGCCAACGAGCACGTGCTGCAAAAGCTGCAGCACGCCTTGCAGGCTAGCGAGCAGCAAGCCTGGTTGGCCGCACCACTGCTGGCCGATGCCGAGCCAAATGGCAGTGCCCCGCAAGCCGTGCTGAACCCGGCCAACCATCAGGACGTAGTAGGCCAGGTGCAGGAAGCCACCCGCGAAGACGTGGAAGCTGCGCTGCAAGCCGCCGTGCGTGCCGCCCCGGTATGGGCTGCCACCGCGCCGGCAAAACGCGCCGAAGCGCTGGACCGCATGGCAGACCTGATGGAAGCCAATATGCCGGCGCTGATGGGCCTGGCCGTGCGCGAAGCCGGCAAGACCCTGAACAATGCCATTGCCGAAGTACGCGAAGCGGTGGACTTCTGCCGCTACTACGCTGCCCAGGTGCGCGAAGAGTTCGATAACAGCCGCCACCCGGCGCTGGGCCCGGTGGTGTGTATCAGCCCGTGGAACTTCCCGCTGGCCATCTTTATTGGCGAAGTCGTGGCCTCGTTGGCCGCAGGTAACGTGGTACTGGCCAAGCCAGCCGAACAGACTGCGCTGATTGCTGCCTACGCCGTGCGCCTGCTACACGAAGCCGGTGTTCCGCGTGACGTGCTGCAGTTCCTGCCTGGCCGTGGCGAAGTGGTGGGCGCTGCGCTGACTGCCGATGCCCGCATCAAGGGTGTGATCTTTACCGGTTCCACCGAGGTGGCGCAGATCATCAACCGCACGCTGTCTACCCGTGGCGAAGAAGTGCCGCTGGTAGCCGAAACCGGCGGCCAGAACGCCATGATCGTGGACAGCTCCGCGCTGCCAGAGCAGGTTGTTACCGATGTGCTGAGCTCGGCCTTTGATAGCGCCGGCCAGCGCTGCTCGGCGCTGCGCGTGCTGTACCTGCAACATGACATCGCCGACAAGGTGGTGAACATGATCAAGGGTGCCATGGACGAGCTGCGTGTCGGCAACCCGGCCCGTTTCAATACCGATATCGGCCCGGTGATCGACGCCGAAGCCCAGCAAGGCTTGCTGCGCCATATCGACGGCCTGAAAGACAAAGCCCGTAGCGTTTACCAGGCCAAGCTCACTGCCGAATGCGCCAACGGTACCTACGTAGCGCCAACGCTGTTCGAGATCGACCATATCAGCTTGCTGCAGCGCGAAGTATTTGGCCCGGTGCTGCACGTGATCCGTTTCCACGGTAGTGATATCGACAAGGTCATTGCCGAAATCAACAGCACCGGTTACGGCCTGACCCACGGCGTACATAGCCGTATCGACGAAACCATCGAGCGCATTACCGGCAACATCAAGGCGGGTAACGTGTATGTAAACCGCAATATCGTGGGTGCGGTAGTGGGTGTGCAGCCGTTTGGTGGCGAAGGCAAGTCCGGTACCGGCCCCAAAGCCGGTGGCCCGTTCTACCTGTACCGTCTGACCAGTGGCCACTGGGATGCGCAGCTCAGCCCGAGCGCCACGCCGCACGTACTGGGCAAGCTGGACGCCCTGCAAGCCGCGCTGCCGCAGCTGGGGCTGGATGATGGCGCACGCCAGCACCTGCAAGACCTGATTGCCCAGGCGCGTAGCGAAAGCCCGCTGAACCATGCACTGGTGCTGCCAGGCCCGACAGGCGAAAACAATACCCTGCGCTTTGCCCCGCGTGGTGTTGTCGGCTGCGCTGCCGACAATATGGAAGCCCTGCTGATGCAACTGGTTGCCGCTTTCGCCGCCGGTAACGATGTGCTGCTGGCTGACAGCGTGCATGCACAGAAAGTCGCCGCGGTGCTGCGTACTGCCGTTACCATCGTTGCCCAGATTGATCATGCTGATGTGGCTGCCGTACTGTACGCCGGCCCGGATGCCGAAGTATTGCGCCAGACACTGGCACGCCGCGATGGCGCACTGATTCCGCTGCTGCTGGTAGAGCGCGGTGGCTATAACCTGCATCGCCTGGTAGTAGAGCGTGCGCTTAGCGTCAATACCACAGCTGCAGGCGGGAATGCCAGCCTGATGAGCATTGGTGACTGA